From Bradyrhizobium sp. sBnM-33:
CTGGGAGGAATCCATTGCCTCCAACGCGTCGTCGCTTGAGATCCAGCCGGACTATTATCACGCGTCGGATTTTATGGTTTACGCCTATCTGCAGCTCGCGCAGGATGCCAAGGCCGATGCGATGATCAAGAAGTCGCTCGCCACCGCCGATCGCGGCGATCGTCCGATCACTTTCGGCAATTTCACCGCCAAGGCCGCCATGCCCGCGCGTTACGTCCTTGAACGGGCGGATTGGGCCGGCGCTGCCGAGCTGCCGATAACTGCCACCCAATATCCCATGGCGGATTCGTTGATCCGCTTCACGCGCGGCCTGGGCATGGCCCGCACGGGTGATCTTGCAGGCGCCAAAGCGGAGATCGAGGCGATGGAGGCGTTGCGAACGACACTGCAGCGCGCCGACCAGTCGTACTGGGCAGACCGGACCGAGGAGCAGATGCTTGCCGTTTCGGCCTGGATCGCTCTGAAGGAAGGTGCGACCGATCGGGCGCTGCGGTTCATGCGAGCAGCGGCCGATGGCGAAGACGGCAGCATCAAGCACGTGGCGATGGAGAATCGCCTCTATCCGTTCCGCGAATTGTTGGCCGAATTACTCCTCGAGATGGGGCAGCCCGCTGCTGCCCTGAACGAGTTCGAGACTGCCCTCAAGCAGACGCCCAACCGCTTCCGCGCGTTCTGGGGAGCCGCCCGCGCGGCCGACGGCGCAGGTGACCGCCAGAAGGCCGCCGATTACTTCGGCAAGCTGGTGAACCTGACCAGCAACGCCGATACCGAGCGGCAGGAAATCCGTGTGGCCAAGGCACATTCACACCGGGACGACACGATAGGTAGTGCACGAAAATAGCTTCTCGGTTGCCCGGGGCAGCGCCCGAAAGCTATCGGATCGAGAACATGACGATGATCCGCGCGGTCGCATTGGCAATGATGCTCGGCGTGCTGGTGAGCGGCGTAGCCGCTTATACCATCAGTTCGCCGGGCTGGCGGACCGCGACTGCACCGCCGTTCGGCGGGACCGAGAGCCGCGCCGGGACGGCGACTGTTGCAGAGGCCTGGCCGATCTGCACCACCATGGCAGCCGTTGAGTCAGACGCCGACTGGGCGCAGCTCGATCCCGATTTCACGGGCGGCAAGAGGGCACTGCGCGCGGAGGATTGGAATGGCGCAATCGCAGCGTTCGAACTTGCGGCACTACGCGATCCGACCAATGCCGATATCCAGAACTATATCGGCTATGCCTATCGGCGGCTGCGTCAGATCGGGCCGGCGATCGGCCATTACCAAAAAGCGCTGATGCTGAACTCTCGCCACCGGAGCGCGCATGAGCATCTCGGCGAGGCTTATCTGGTGCTGGGGGAACCGGCCAAGGCACAGCAGCTATTGGAGGCGCTGGAGAATCTCTGCCTGCTTCCCTGCGAGGAATACGACGACCTCAAGCGTGCCATTGCGGCGTACAAACGCTTGTGAGGCTTTGAGGACTAATTATCCGACGCCGACGTCGCACCAGATCGAGCGGGGACTGCTTTACCTTGTCGCTCTTCGTTGGCGCAGAAGGCGCGACAATGCCCGAGCGATCCTCAACCACGCGGCGTTAGCGACGAGATCATCTCCTCGCTGAAGCAACGTGAGCAACGACTAGCCTGTCGCTCGCAGTCGATGTATAATCATCTCCATGGGTTGGGATGCGAACGGCGTAGCACTGCTCAAAAAATTCTGGGCCGATGGCCACAGCGCCGGCCAGATCGCAAATCGGCTGGGCCTTAGCCGCAATGCCGTGAGCGCCAAGTTGAAGCGCATGGGCCAGAAGCGCGGTCGTAAGCCGCCAACCGCAAACCCCAGGATCGTATCGGTGCCGAAGCGAAAGGTGGCGCCGTTGGCGGCCTGTGCCCGACCGGCGGACAAGGTCATGTCGCCGCGCAAGCCGGCAGCAACGCAGCCCAAGGAATTCACCAAGCGTCAGCTTTACGCGATGCTGGTCGATGCAGTCAGGAATACCGGCTGACGCTTGCCGACTTGCCAGTCGGCAATCAGCAGGCGCCGACCGCGCCGCGAGAACGCGGCGTCGTGAAACGTGAAGCCGAACGGCGGACAGGCGTTCCGGGCCTGATAAGATTTCCGCCGATAATCATCCCGACTTGAGTCTAGTCGCTACCCTCTCGCCCGGCGGAATATTTCCGCGCTTGCCAAGGTCCGTCCGACAGGCCAGAAAAACTTTCGGAAAGAAGAAGCGCCAACGGAGAACGATTTGACCATCAAAGGCAAAGCCTACATTGCCGGGATCTACGAGCATCCCACCCGGCACGCACCGGATAAATCAACTGCACAGTTGCACGCCGAGGTCGCCAAGGGGGCGGTTGAGGATGCGGGCCTCACCAACGCCGATATCGACGGTTATTTCCTCGCCGGCGACGCGCCGGGCGGCCTCTGGCCGATGGTCGATTACCTCGGGCTCAACAAGGTGCGCCACGTCGATTCCACCGAGACCGGCGGCTGTTCCTATTTGATCCATCTCGGCCACGCCGCCGAAGCGATCGCGGCGGGCAAATGCTCGATCGCGCTGGTCACCCTCGCCGGCAAGCCGCGCACCGGGGTGATGCCGCCGCGCGCAGCGGGCGCGGAGGCTGATTTCGAGGCGGCCTATGGCGCCACCACCCACAATGCCTACGGCATGTGTGCCATGCGCCATATGCACGACTACGGCACCACCAGCGAACAGCTCGCCTGGATCAAGGTCGCGGCCTCCCATCACGCCCAGTACAATCCGCATGCGATGCTCAAGGATGTCGTCACCGTCGAGGACGTCATCAACTCGCCGATGATCTCGGACCCGCTGCACCGGATGGACTGCTGCGTCGTTACCGATGGCGGCGGCGCGATGATCGTGACCACGCCGGAGATCGCGAAAAGCCTGAAGAAGCCCTTGGTGCGGTTGATCGGCCATGGCGAGGCGATGAAGGGTCCGCGCGGCGGCAAGGATCTCGATCTGACCTATTCCGCCGGCGTCTGGTCCGGCCCGCGCGCCTTCGAGGAAGCGGGCGTGACGCCGAAGGATATCAAATATGCCTCGATCTATGACAGCTTCACCATCACGGTGTTGATGCAGCTCGAAGACCTCGGCTTCTGCAAAAAGGGCGAGGGCGGCAAGTTCGTCGCCGACGGCAATCTGATCTCCGGCGTCGGCAAGCTGCCGTTCAACACCGACGGCGGCGGCCTCTGCAGCAACCACCCCGTCAATCGCGGCGGCATGACGAAAATCCTGGAAGCCGTCCGCCAATTGCGCGGCGAAGCCCATCCAAAAGTGCAAGTGCCGAACTGCGACCTCGCGATTGCCCATGGCACCGGCGGTCTTCTCGGCGTGCGTCACGCCGCCTCAACCTGCATTCTGGAGCGCGTGTGATGGCTGAAACGAAAAAATATCCGGCGCCGGTGACCAATCCCGAGACCGCGCCGTTCTGGGAAGCGGCCAAGACCGGCAAGTTCATGATCAAGCGCTGCACGGCTTGCGGCGAGGCGCACTACTTCCCGCGCTCGATCTGCCCATTCTGCTTCTCCGACAACACGGTATGGGAGGAGGCTTCCGGCGAGGCAACGGTCTACACCTACAGCCTGATGCGCAAATCGCCGACCGGTCCTTACGCGATCGCCTATGTGACGCTGAAGGAAGGCCCCTCGCTGCAGACCAACATCGTCGACTGCGATCTGGAGAAGATCAAGATCGGCCAGACGGTGAAGCTGGTGTGGAAGCCAACCGAAGGCGCCCCACTGCCGTTCTTCACGGCGGCGTAGCCTCCTTCCCTTCTCCCCTTGTGGGAGAAGGTGGCGCGAAGCGCCGGATGAGGGGTTCTGTCCGCGAGCAATGTGTCTGCGGCGCGAACCCCTCACCAAAACGAATTTGAGGTGCTGCCGGTGTAGCCCTCTCCCACAAGGGGAGAGGGCACAGCAACGGGCGCCGCAGAAGAAACGAATGGGGAGAGCATTCAAACATGCCGATCAATTACCAACAGCTCATGGCCCTGAAAAATCTAGGCCAGAAATACGCCTACACCGATCGCGAGGTGATGCTCTACGCCTATGGCATCGGCATGGGCGCCGACCCGATGGACGAGAAGGAACTCGCGTTCGTCAACGAAGGCACACTCACGCCGCGTCCGCTCAGGGTCGTGCCGACCTTCGCCTCGGTGGCGGCCTGGGGCGCTGGGCCCGGCGAGATGAACCTCAACCGCGTGATGGTGGTCGACGGCGAGCGCGACATTACCTTCCACAAGCCGCTGCCGAGCGCGGCCAAGATCACCGCCGACTCGACCGTGCTCGACGTCTTTGACAAGGGCAAGGACAAGGGCGCGGTCATCCGGCACCAGACCGTGCTGAAGGACGAGAACGGCGAGAAGCTAGCGACGCTGGTTGCCTCGCGGTTCGCGCGCGGCGACGGCGGCTTTGGCGGCCCGTCCGAAGGCCAGCCCGAGCCGCACAAGGTTCCGAACCGCGCGCCGGACAGGATCGTCGATATCACGACGCGCCCGGACCAGGCGCTGGTCTATCGTCTGTGCGGCGACCGCAACCCGCTGCACTCAGATCCCGAGTTTGCGAAGAAGGCCGGCTTTCCGCGGCCGATCCTGCACGGCATGTGCACCTACGGCATCACCTGCCGCGGCGTGCTGCAGACCTACGCCGATTACGATCCGTCCGCCTTCAAGCAGCACGTCGCGCGGTTTTCCTCGCCGGTCTATCCCGGCGAGACCGTGACGATGGAGATGTGGAAGGACGGCAACGTGATCTCGTTCGAAGCCAAGGTGAAGGCCAGGGGCGTTACCGTCATCAAGAGCGGCAAGGCGGTGCTGGGCTAGATCTCGTGCCCCGGACGCAGCGCAGCACGTAGTGATGCGCTGCAGAGCCGGGGCCCATTGGCCGGGTGGGTGCTGGGTCCCGGTTCTGCGACGCAGCGTTGCACGCTGCATCGCGTCCGGGACACGAAAGCGAGAAGATGTAAGGGAGAACACACCATGGGATTGCTCGACGGCAAAGTTGCCATCATCACTGGTGCAGGCGGCGGGCTCGGGGAGGCCTACGCCAAACTGTTCGCGCGCGAGGGCGCAGCGGTCGTGGTCAACGACCTCGGCGGTCCCCGCGACGGCTCCGGTGCCGACGTCTCGATGGCGCAGAAGGTGGTCAACGCCATCAAGGAAGAGGGCGGCCGCGCCGTCGCCAATGGCGCCGACATCTCGACCATGGCCGGCGGGCAGTCGGTGTTCGACGACGCCATCAAGAATTTCGGCCGCGCCGATATCCTGGTCAACAACGCCGGTATCCTGCTCGACGAGACTTTTGCCAAGGCCAAGGAGGCCAATTGGGACAAGGTGATCAGGGTGCACCTCAAGGGCACCTTCTGCTGCACCCAGCCGGTGTTCAAATGGATGCGCGAGAACGGCGGCGGCGTCATCGTCAACACCTCCTCGACCTCGGGCCTGATCGGCAATTTCGGCCAGACCAATTATGGCGCCGCCAAGGGCGGTATCTGGGGACTGTCGAACGTGCTGGCAATCGAGGGCCGCAAGTACAACATCCGGGTCTGGACGCTGGCACCGGGCGCGCTGACCCGCATGACCGCAGACCTGCCGCGCTATAAAGAGAACCCCGGCGCCGCGCTCGGCCCTGATGGCATCGCGCCGGCCGTGCTATACATGGTCAGCGACTTGTCAGGCGACCAGACCGGCAAGGTGCTCGGCGTCTCCGGCCCGCGCGGGGTGCGGGAGATGCGGATGATGGAAATGGAAGGCTGGAAACCGCCGTTCACGGGCTGGAAGGCCGAGGACATCGTGACCCACGCCAAGGAGATCTTCTTCTCCGAGGAACAGATCAAAATGGGCGCGCGGAGATTTTAGTTCTAAACGTCATTCCGGGCGATGCGAAGCATCGAACCCGGAATCTCGAGATTCCGGGTCTGGTCCTTCGGACCATCCCGGAATGACCAAGACAAGAGGCATAAATGACAAAACTCACCGCCCAGGCCGCCGGCACCTTTGCGATTGCGCCGACGCCGTTCCACGACGATGGCCGGATCGACGAGAAATCCATCGATCGCCTGACCGACTTCTACGCCGAAGTCGGCTGCGACGGCGTCACTGTGCTCGGCATTTTGGGTGAGGCGCCGAAGCTCGACGCAACGGAAGCGGAGCAGGTGGCCATCCGCTTCGTCAGGCGCGCCAAAAACATGCAGATCATTGTCGGCGTCTCCGCGCCGGGCTTCGCTTCGATGCGCTCGCTGGCGAAAGCGTCAATGGATGCCGGCGCCGCGGGCGTCATGATCGCGCCGCCGCCGCATTTGCGCACCGACGACCAGATCACGGGCTATTTCAAGCAGGCGCAGGAGGCGATCGGCGACGACATTCCGTGGGTGCTGCAGGACTATCCGCTGACGCTCAACGTCATCTTCACGCCCGCCGTGATCCGCAAGATCGTGATGGATTCGCCGTCCTGCGTCATGCTCAAGCACGAGGACTGGCCGGGCCTGGAAAAGATCTCGACGCTGCGCAACTTCCAGAAGGATGGCTCGCTGCGGCCGCTGTCCATCCTGGTCGGCAATGGCGGGCTGTTTCTCGATTTCGAAATGGAGCGCGGCGCCGACGGCGCCATGACCGGCTACGCCTTCCCCGAACTGCTGATTGATGTCGTCAAGCTGTCGAAGGCAGGCAAGCGCGATGCCGCGCACGATTTGTTCGACGCCCATCTGCCGCTGATCCGCTACGAGCAGCAGCCCGGCGCGGGCTTGTCGGTGCGCAAATACGTGCTGCAGAAGCGCGGCATCATTTCGTCCAGCGCGCAACGCAAGCCGGGTGCAACGATAACGGCGACCGCAAAGGCCGAAGTCGATTATCTGTTGTCGCGGGTGGCGCGCGTCGACCGCCGCGCCAATTTGCAACCGCAATCCAGCGCGGCGGAGTAGTCGGATGGCCGAAATCGTTCCCCCGCGCCCCGCATCCACGATCCTGCTGCTGCGCGACAGCGCTGACGCCAAGGAAATCGAAGTGTTCATGATGGTTCGCCATTATGAAATCGACTTCAATTCCGGCGCGCTGGTGTTTCCCGGCGGCAGTGTCGACAAGGGCGACAAGGAGATCATCACGCGGCCCGAACTCTATTCGGGAGGCGAGGGGCTCGACGAAGCAACGCTGAGCTTTCGGATTGCCGCGGTCCGCGAAACGTTTGAAGAAAGCGGCATCCTGCTGGCGCGGCCAAACGGCTCGCGGGCGCTGGTCGATGCCAAGCGTGCGAGCGAGATCGAAGCGGCACATCGCGCCGACCTCTGCGACGGCAAGATCACGTTCCTCAAGGTACTGACCGACAACGGCATGGTGCTGGCGCTCGACGAACTCGTTCCCTACGCGCACTGGATCACGCCGGAGGGGATGCCCAAGCGGTTCGACACCTGGTTCTTCCTCGCCGCCGCACCGCCGGAGCAGGTCGGCGCCCATGACGGCAGGGAATCCACCGACTCGATCTGGGTCTCGCCGCGCGAGGCGCTGGAGGGCGGCGAGAGCGGGCGCTTCAAGCTGCCGTTCCCGACCACCCGCAACCTGATCAAGCTCGGCAAGTATGCCAGCGTGAAAGCTGCGCTCGATGACTCCAGGGGCAAATCCGTCGTCACCGTGACGCCGGTGATGACCAGGAACAATGGCGGCCGGCAGCTCCGCATCCCGCTCGAGGCCGGCTATGACGGCGAGGTGTTCGAGGTCGGCTCCGTCGGCTGACACAGTTCGACATGTAAGGAAGTATGTTTGCACGCCCGCGCTGTAGATTGCCCTTCTACAGCAATCGAGAGCGGATCGGCGGCGCCGCATCGAAGAAGCAATCCGCGACCGCTTCATGTGAGGAAGGCATCGACCAGCGCCTGGTCATGGTCGTAGACCCAGCATTCCGCCAGCAGTCCGTCCCGCACGGCGTACACCAGCAGGCGCTCCACTTCGGCCGTCCTGCCGTCGCGCTCAAAGCGTTCTCGAACCAGCAGTGCGCCGCGTTCGGGACCGGCCATGACGTCGACGATCGCGAGCAGCTTGCGATTGGTGCGCCTTGTGACCTCGGCCAGGACGCCGAGCGCGGCGGCCTTGCCCGAGTGGTCGCCGGCGAGCGGGTTGCGGCCGAAATAATGCAGCGTGAAGTCGTCGTGATAGCAGGCGGTAAGCGCAGCGCGGTCGCCTGCGAGCCATGCCGCGGCATAGCGGCCGACGGCCTGCCGCGTGTGCTCGATTGCGGCTTGGTCCTCGATTCCGGATCGATTATTTGCCATTGTCCTCAACTCGCTGATCTTCGGCATCTCCGAGACTAGACCGGCCGGACCAGGCGGGCTTTCAGAAACTGGCTATTGGCGCAATGACAGCAGCGAAACTGATCGGGTGGGGCGCTCGCGTGCTGTATCTGGGCCCGGCCTTCGGGTTGACGCCGCACCGGAATGCGACTGCCGTTCTTGCCATCGGGCTCGATGGACCGCTGGAGGTCGCCGACGATCCCGGGGATCGCATGACGCGGTATCGCGTGGCCCGCAGCGTGCTGATCCTGCCCAACACCCTTCATCATCTGCGCATCGAACGGGGCCGGATGGCATTCCTCTACGTCGATCCGCTAGGGCGCGATCTTCGCGCGCTGATCGCCCGGATGACGGAACCGACGCCGCGCGGGGCCTTCGAGTTGAGGGAGGAGGCCGCCGTGGTCGATGTGATGACGAAGCTGGCGGAAGGCCGCATCTGCCGACAGGAGGGCCGCACTTCGCTCGGTGAGTTGCTGGGCGTCGGGACGCACAAGCGAGCCACGACGCGGATTGCCGCAGCGCTGCGGCATATGCGGGACGAGCCCCACCTTGCCCACCGGCTGACCACGCTGGCGACCCGGGCCGGCCTTTCGCCGTCCCGATTTCTGCATCTGTTCAAGGCGGAGACGGGGGTGCCGCTGCGGCGCTACCGCATCTGGAATCGCATGGGCGCGGCCGTCCGCGCCTGTGGCGAGGGCGCATCCTTGACGGAGGCCGCCCATGCTGCCGGATTCGCAAGCTCGTCACACTTTTCCAGCGCATTTCGCGAGATGTTCGGCATGATGCCGTCGGACTTGGCGAAGGCCCTGCAAGCAGGGGCGGACTGACCCCGACCAACGGCTCGGCCGCGTAACAATCCAGCTCATATCCCGCTATTAACCACTCGCCGGCATGTTCCCCACGGCCCGAAATCCATCGTATATTGCGCCCCGACAGGAGCCCGGCCCCGACCCACATGACCGCTGAAACGCCGCCGAATTCGCCACCGCGATCGTTCTCGCTTTCGATCGGTCAACTGACATTCGGCAGTTTCATGCTGGTGCTGGCGGTGATCATCATCACCTCGACTGCCAGCGTGATTGCCATCCGCCACATCGATGCGACCTTTGCCGAGCTGCAGCGGCTGCAGAGCGTTGGCGATCTGGCCGAGGATATTGATCGCCGCATGAACGAATTGCGGCTGGCGGCGCGGGATTTCGTCACTGATCGCGGCAACCAGTCGCTCCAGGTGGGCGAGGCCGCCAACGCGCTCGGCGAAATCTTGAAGAAGACGCGGCTGGAGCTAGCGCCAGAGCAGCAGGACATGATCGACGGCGTCACCGAGCGCCTGGCAACCTACCGCACCGGCATCGAGCGGATTTCCGCGCTGATCAACCGCCGCGCCGAGATGATCGTCGCGTTGCCGCCCTTGCGCGAAGAATTCGATGCGGCCATCGTCGAGGCGTCCGATCCCCACCTTGCGATGGCCCTGGCTCAGACCCAGAGCCGGATCGCCTCGGCGTTGCTGGCGCACAACCCTTCGGCTGCCGAACAGGCTGCCGAAAGCATGCGCTCGATGACGATTGCGGACCCAAAGCTGCGCGCGATCGTTGACGATTATGCGCTGGCGATCGTCAACATATCGATCCGCGAACGGCAGATATCCGACATAGACAGAGAAGTGCTCGGGGCGGAGGGCCGCCTGATCCAGCGCGTCACCGAATTGTTGCGCGACGTCAGCGAGCGGCGGGGGCGCGTCCTCTCACGCGATTTTGCGAGGACCCTGACGGAAGCGAAATGGCAGAGCATCGTTCTCGGCACCGCCGGCGTCCTTATCGGATTGTTTGCGTCGCTGCTGGTGGTTCGGCGCACCGTGCGTCCTCTCGCCGCGATTGCAAGTTCGATCCGAGCGGTGTCCGGCGGCGAGAAGAACGCCTCGATCCCGGCGACCGACGTGGACAACGAGATCGGCGACATTGCCCGCGCCGCCGAAGTATTCCGGCAGACGCTGGTCGATGCTGACACTGCGCGCGAGGCCGCGGTGCGTGCGCTCGCCGAACAGCGGCTTGCGGAGGAAAGCTACCGCAAGCTGTTCGAGTCCTCGGTCGACGGAATTTACGTCACGACGCCCGGCGGCGCGCTGCTGAACGCCAACCCGGCGCTGGCGCGGATGATGGGCTATG
This genomic window contains:
- a CDS encoding thiolase domain-containing protein encodes the protein MTIKGKAYIAGIYEHPTRHAPDKSTAQLHAEVAKGAVEDAGLTNADIDGYFLAGDAPGGLWPMVDYLGLNKVRHVDSTETGGCSYLIHLGHAAEAIAAGKCSIALVTLAGKPRTGVMPPRAAGAEADFEAAYGATTHNAYGMCAMRHMHDYGTTSEQLAWIKVAASHHAQYNPHAMLKDVVTVEDVINSPMISDPLHRMDCCVVTDGGGAMIVTTPEIAKSLKKPLVRLIGHGEAMKGPRGGKDLDLTYSAGVWSGPRAFEEAGVTPKDIKYASIYDSFTITVLMQLEDLGFCKKGEGGKFVADGNLISGVGKLPFNTDGGGLCSNHPVNRGGMTKILEAVRQLRGEAHPKVQVPNCDLAIAHGTGGLLGVRHAASTCILERV
- a CDS encoding nuclear transport factor 2 family protein produces the protein MANNRSGIEDQAAIEHTRQAVGRYAAAWLAGDRAALTACYHDDFTLHYFGRNPLAGDHSGKAAALGVLAEVTRRTNRKLLAIVDVMAGPERGALLVRERFERDGRTAEVERLLVYAVRDGLLAECWVYDHDQALVDAFLT
- a CDS encoding Zn-ribbon domain-containing OB-fold protein — protein: MAETKKYPAPVTNPETAPFWEAAKTGKFMIKRCTACGEAHYFPRSICPFCFSDNTVWEEASGEATVYTYSLMRKSPTGPYAIAYVTLKEGPSLQTNIVDCDLEKIKIGQTVKLVWKPTEGAPLPFFTAA
- a CDS encoding NUDIX hydrolase, with the protein product MAEIVPPRPASTILLLRDSADAKEIEVFMMVRHYEIDFNSGALVFPGGSVDKGDKEIITRPELYSGGEGLDEATLSFRIAAVRETFEESGILLARPNGSRALVDAKRASEIEAAHRADLCDGKITFLKVLTDNGMVLALDELVPYAHWITPEGMPKRFDTWFFLAAAPPEQVGAHDGRESTDSIWVSPREALEGGESGRFKLPFPTTRNLIKLGKYASVKAALDDSRGKSVVTVTPVMTRNNGGRQLRIPLEAGYDGEVFEVGSVG
- a CDS encoding SDR family oxidoreductase, with amino-acid sequence MGLLDGKVAIITGAGGGLGEAYAKLFAREGAAVVVNDLGGPRDGSGADVSMAQKVVNAIKEEGGRAVANGADISTMAGGQSVFDDAIKNFGRADILVNNAGILLDETFAKAKEANWDKVIRVHLKGTFCCTQPVFKWMRENGGGVIVNTSSTSGLIGNFGQTNYGAAKGGIWGLSNVLAIEGRKYNIRVWTLAPGALTRMTADLPRYKENPGAALGPDGIAPAVLYMVSDLSGDQTGKVLGVSGPRGVREMRMMEMEGWKPPFTGWKAEDIVTHAKEIFFSEEQIKMGARRF
- a CDS encoding dihydrodipicolinate synthase family protein, which translates into the protein MTKLTAQAAGTFAIAPTPFHDDGRIDEKSIDRLTDFYAEVGCDGVTVLGILGEAPKLDATEAEQVAIRFVRRAKNMQIIVGVSAPGFASMRSLAKASMDAGAAGVMIAPPPHLRTDDQITGYFKQAQEAIGDDIPWVLQDYPLTLNVIFTPAVIRKIVMDSPSCVMLKHEDWPGLEKISTLRNFQKDGSLRPLSILVGNGGLFLDFEMERGADGAMTGYAFPELLIDVVKLSKAGKRDAAHDLFDAHLPLIRYEQQPGAGLSVRKYVLQKRGIISSSAQRKPGATITATAKAEVDYLLSRVARVDRRANLQPQSSAAE
- a CDS encoding GcrA family cell cycle regulator → MGWDANGVALLKKFWADGHSAGQIANRLGLSRNAVSAKLKRMGQKRGRKPPTANPRIVSVPKRKVAPLAACARPADKVMSPRKPAATQPKEFTKRQLYAMLVDAVRNTG
- a CDS encoding MaoC/PaaZ C-terminal domain-containing protein; translated protein: MPINYQQLMALKNLGQKYAYTDREVMLYAYGIGMGADPMDEKELAFVNEGTLTPRPLRVVPTFASVAAWGAGPGEMNLNRVMVVDGERDITFHKPLPSAAKITADSTVLDVFDKGKDKGAVIRHQTVLKDENGEKLATLVASRFARGDGGFGGPSEGQPEPHKVPNRAPDRIVDITTRPDQALVYRLCGDRNPLHSDPEFAKKAGFPRPILHGMCTYGITCRGVLQTYADYDPSAFKQHVARFSSPVYPGETVTMEMWKDGNVISFEAKVKARGVTVIKSGKAVLG
- a CDS encoding helix-turn-helix domain-containing protein, whose product is MTAAKLIGWGARVLYLGPAFGLTPHRNATAVLAIGLDGPLEVADDPGDRMTRYRVARSVLILPNTLHHLRIERGRMAFLYVDPLGRDLRALIARMTEPTPRGAFELREEAAVVDVMTKLAEGRICRQEGRTSLGELLGVGTHKRATTRIAAALRHMRDEPHLAHRLTTLATRAGLSPSRFLHLFKAETGVPLRRYRIWNRMGAAVRACGEGASLTEAAHAAGFASSSHFSSAFREMFGMMPSDLAKALQAGAD